gatcagcagctgctccaggtcctcctctgccccctccccacacaTTCCTTGGGGGGTGCAGGTGTCCCAGGGcccccccagctgctgccagcacaggcggGGTGGCACTGGCAGGTGGCAGCAGGTCCGTGGGCTGTGGTGCCTGGGGGCAGAGCCATGGGAAAGGTGTGGGTGTCGGGGTGCCAGGGCTGGGTcccccctggggctgggggtgtggggCACCCCTGTGCCCTGCCGCCCTCCCCATCACCTCCCAGTtcatcctgccctgctgcactGGGTTCACTGGTGCTCTGCCCACCGTGCAGGGGCTGAGGGGTGTCCCACAGCTGGGCATTGCCCATGCGTGTGCCTCTATCCCTGTGCCCCAATTCCCAACATCCCCGTGCCCTGGCTGGGAACAGAGCAAGGACTGTGCCAGGGGTTGTTGGCTTTTATTTGCAGCATTAAATAGCACTAGAGAGGAGACAATAAATAGCTTTTTTAGGGGGAATAAATAACCAGCGAGCGCCAGGGCAGCGCTCACAGGGTCCGGCCGGGGGGGCCTCGAGCACCGTGAGGCGATGCTGGCCCCGGAGTCGCAGCCGTGGCCGGGGGTCAGCAATAAATAGGGGGTACAAAAAGCCCCCCGGCAGCAAGGCTTATAAATAACTCATAAATAACGAGGGGAGGGGACACCCTGGCGGGGTCGGGTGCTCTAAAACAAGCacgggcgggggccgggcggtGACACGGTCACGCTTCGGGGCGGCGCGGGCTCAGCGCGCCGTGCGGGGCAGGACGCAGGTGCAGCCCACGGGCACTCGGATGTAATCCACCTCCAGCGCgaccagccccagccccgcgggCCGCGGGCAGGGCTTGCGCCGCAGCACCAGCATGGTCTGGTGGATGGTCACCGAGTTGAGCGACGTCGTCTCCCGGCCGGTCTTCACGTCCACGCAGCCGCTGCACAGGCACTCGGCGAAGGCCAGCTTGCGCGGGTAGCGGTTCTCGTCCTCGTCGAtgctgcggggacacggcgaCACCTTCCCTTGTGCCACCGGCTCTTCCCGACTGGGATCAGCCGGTGGAAAGGGCGGGGAAGGGACAGCCGAGGTGTCGGGGCGCGGCGGGCACTCACCGGTAGCGCCACGGGGAGATGGAGCGCTCGTGGGGCTCGCTGCGGAGCCCGGCGCGCAGGGACAGCGCGGGGCAGGCGTGCGGGCGGTGCCGCCGCAGCCGCCGGGCTTCCAGCCGCTCCAGCGCCGGCACCAGCTGCACCGGGACGTGGCGGTCCCAGCGCAGGCTGCGGCCCAGCAGCTGCGCCGGGGGCTCGTCCTCCAGCTCGGCCCCGCTGTAGCAGCGCACGGGCGAGTGGGCAGAGCCGCCCGCGGGCCGCCGCAGCGCCCGGCACTGCCCCAGCGccgccagcagggccagggcaccCAGCCAGCCCTGTGGGGACAGCACAGAGCGTCAGCGAGAGCCGCGGGGAcaggcacacagccccagggacacccacaggGACAGTCGCACCCAGCCAGGGGGGTTTGACGGGAAGggacccagcacagccctccccAAAATGTCAGTGTGCACCCCCACGGCACCTGGGGGGCGGGCATGTGTGTGTCTATAGATCTATATATCACCCATCTatcatctatctatctatctatctatctatctatctatctatctatctatctatctatctatctctctctctctctctctctctatctcTCTATCTCTATCTATCCATCTATCATCTAtcatctatctatatctatatctatatctatctatctatcatctatatctatatcgATATCGATATcgatatctatatctatatctatatctatatctatatctatatctatatctatatctatatctatatctatatctatatcatctatatcatctatatctatctatcatCTATCATCTATCACCTATATATCTCTATATACCTATTTTTATATGTCTCTGTATGTACAATCTATACGTCTATATATAGTATCTATCTTTTTATCTGTAAGTAGATATCTATCATCTCTGAATCTCTCTGTATCTCTATATCTAGATATTTATATATCTGTATTTACctttatctctctctctatGTATATGATACACATGTATATGTATATCTACATCTAGCAAAATATATTATCTCTATCTTTGTCATCGCTATCTCTATCTatatctttatatatatatatgtctataTCACTATATCTCTATAACtatatttatttctctctctctatccctatatatctatatctatatctatatttgTAGGGGTGTATCCCACCCCTAGAAAAATAGCACACTCATGTACATGCATGCACGGACGCACACAATGTCCTGCACACTCACACATGCTGTGCACATACGtataaacacacatatatatttatatatatgtatgtatacatatatacagagagaatacacacacatatatatatttatatatatacagagagaatatatatgtatacatatatacagagagaatacacacatatatatatttatatatatacagagggaatatatataatatatataatatatattatataatatataatatatattatatattatatatatgtattatatatattttatatttatgtatgtgtatatgtatGCATACAGACACAGAgagaatatatatattatatattatatattatatattatatattatatattatatattatatattatatatgtgtatgtagatatatatgtatacatgtaTAGAGaatacacacatatatttttacattagatatatttttatatatatatacagagaGAATATATATATGTTTACATATATACAGAgagaatacacacacacacacacacacgtatatATATGTACAGAGAGAACATATATataggatatatatatatatatatatgcccACACACAGTACGTGCACAGAGCTATCACACCCTCTGCCCCCAaaaggtggcacaggtgtgcaggacgtgcacacacacacacacccccctctatacacacaggggaaaaaagaatatatatatacacacgtACAGAATACAgaataaatacacacacagacacagaaaaaatCCACACACCCACACGCTAGAGAATATGCATTTCTATACAGACAGAGGGCCAGCACACACCTCTAGACCCCCAcccctgcagctggagcacagacacgtgcacagagcacagagagctgggTGAAAATGAGTATTATAAATTATAGATAATGAGATCTACTATATAATACACATGATAGTATGTATCTCATACCATATACAAACACAATATAGAATGTATGTAATTTAATATACATCATGTGATATGTATTGTATATTGTATATTGTATATATACAGCAGCACACGTATATGTccttatatattatatataatgatatatattatataatatacATGATAGTATGTATCTCATACCATATACAATCacaatatataatatatataatttaatatACATAATGTGAtatgttttatatatttattatatattatatattatatattatatattatatattatatataatgaTATGTATTATATAATATGCACAATAGTATGTATCATACAATATATAAACacaatatataatatatataattaatataCATAATGTTATATGCAAtctattatatattatatattatatattatatattatatattatatattatatattatatattatatattatatattatatattatatattatgtgtatatatatacatgcatatataGCACAGtatacatatacacataaatatatattttacatatttttatgtgtgtgtatgcatgtgTATATAGTTTTATATTTATTCatctatttatgtatttatatgttTATCTATTTGATACCACCCCACAGGAGTAGCAAAtgtctgtgcacacacacacacatctgcaGGAATCCTGTGCAGGCACTGCCTGTGCATGCACACCCACACAGGCACAGAAAGCACCTGTGAAATATAAGGTAAAGCATAAACAAATAATAGAAAGAAATAATAGAAAGAAAGAAtctgaataaagaaaatataaataataaacaaacaaataaataaataatagaactaaaatagaaataaaggtAAATACAATGAGTAAATAGAGTGGAAATaaggataaataaataaaatactataaattagaaataaatctaaatagatatataaaatataaaaatataagcgtatttttaatatttaaggaTGTAAAATAAACATAACTATAAATAAGTATATAAATATAAAGGAAGAGATAATATAAAGAAAAGGATAATGTAAAGAAATAGAGagtataaatatacatataaaatGAACTAGGAAATGAAcataacaaataaaaataacatcGAATTGAATATGAAGATTAAATCATGTCCCTGCAGTAATGAATAAAAATCTGCGTGTGTTGATAGTGCACAcacaggtggggacagggacagcacccaacagcccctgtgcccagggctgCCAAACACACCCGGGACCCCTCTGCGTGTGTGCAGGGCTGCTCACGGAATGTGATCCCACCCATCACAGACATATAAACACATACAAACACATATAAACACacataaatacatataaatatataaaaatacacacacacagagcactggcacaggtgtGTCCTCCCCTGAGCTGCAAAGGCTTTGCACACccccacacctgggcacacacagacacagacacacacatggAAACACAGAGAGACACGTATGGACACACACGTGGAAATACACACAGAGCCCTGCACATGGTGTGTaacacacacccccacacctgggcacaggtgtgcacacacagacacacataaatacacacacacacacacacacactcataaACATCCCCCCAGATATAAATACAGATAAAACCACAGAGACATAAAAACACACCCACAGAGACACAGAACCCTGCACACGGCgtgcaacacacacacacacacacatgtaatAAACACACAGAGCACCCTGCACATGACAGGGAACACAGGTAAcgaacacacaaacacacacacacagatgtgataaacacacacacagagccctgcacaggacagaaaacacacacagagctgtgcacaTGGCGTGTAACACACACACATCATAAAAAACTCTCTCAGACGCACACAGAGCCCTGCACATGACAGagaacacacacagagctgtgcacaGGACATAAAACACATACAGTGAACACTCTCACACACAGAATACACACGCAGAGCCCTGCACATGGCGtgtaacacacacacaaaactcacacacacagagaacccCGCAGTGTGACACACACAGAGATAAAACCACACACGCACCTGataaacacacacagagccctgcACATGGTGTGCAGCACTCACATAGAGCCCTACACATGACATGTCACACGCCAACACACACACGCCCcgtcccagccccacactttCCCCTCTCACCCCCCAACATCCCCCaggccccccagaccccacgtTACCATCAGCCAGATGTCGAGGGACCACGCCAAAATTtgaggggggggggcggggaacaagcccaaatttggggagggagcacgccaaaatttgggggggaccCTTTGGGAAGTGCAGCCCCAGGGATGAGGCGGCCGAGTGGCagcgccgcagccgccgcctcCGTTTTATAGGGCCGGGCAGGTGATGTGCACACACCTGGAAACTCCAGCTCCAggttccttcctcctccccgcGGGCCGGCACTTCCTTCTCCGCTCCACGTGTGCCAGCCGGGAATACGGGCGCCTCACACCTCCAGAATTTTAGGAGGGAGGTGGGAAGGGGTGTCCAGGGCTGCCCTGGTGACACGGGACGGGCATCCCCCAGGCCGTGCCCTGTTGCGTCACCCGCACCGTGAGATCACCACAACATTCCCGGGCAGAAATCCCAAATTGGGCAACCTgggaagagctgcaggactgtCATCACCCCCTGCTGGGACTCCTCGATCCAGAATGGCCCCGCGGCCTCCAACGGCACCAGGGGGatactgggttcatactgggaacaaggagcagggctggaggatgGGAAatcccagggaccccaaaaattgTTCCTGAAACGAGAGGGGTTTGTCAGGGGCAGCCCCAGATAGCCCCCACTAACACTTCACACCAGTAGGACATTGGGAACAAGGAGCCTGGGAGATCCATTGggacattcagggcccc
This region of Aphelocoma coerulescens isolate FSJ_1873_10779 chromosome 11, UR_Acoe_1.0, whole genome shotgun sequence genomic DNA includes:
- the IL17C gene encoding interleukin-17C — encoded protein: MCTACGWLGALALLAALGQCRALRRPAGGSAHSPVRCYSGAELEDEPPAQLLGRSLRWDRHVPVQLVPALERLEARRLRRHRPHACPALSLRAGLRSEPHERSISPWRYRIDEDENRYPRKLAFAECLCSGCVDVKTGRETTSLNSVTIHQTMLVLRRKPCPRPAGLGLVALEVDYIRVPVGCTCVLPRTAR